The Entelurus aequoreus isolate RoL-2023_Sb linkage group LG03, RoL_Eaeq_v1.1, whole genome shotgun sequence genome contains the following window.
CAGTATATACTCATTATACCATACTGTACTTTGTGTATGTATAGACAGTATATACTCAGTATATTATACTTGGTGTATGTACAGACAGTATATACTCAGTATATTATACTGTACTTTGTGTGTGTATAGACAGTATATACTCAGTAGTATAGACAGTATATACTTAGTATATTACATTTTGTGTATGTATAGACAGTATATACTCCATATATTATACTTGGTGTATGTACAGACAGTATATACTCAATATATTATACTTTGTGTATGTACACTCAGTATATTGTACTCTACTTGGTGTATGTACAGAcagtatatacatagtatattatACTTTGTGTATGTACACTACACTCAGTATATTGTACTCTACTTGGTGTATGTACAGACAGTATATACTCAGTATATTATACTTTGTGTATGTACACTACACTCAGTATATTGTACTCTACTGGCAGTATCTGGAGTCAGTGCGCCCTCTGCTGGACGATGAGCGCTACAAGCAAATGGAGACACTGGCCAGCGAGTTCCAAGAGTCCAACGCTGCTCAGCTGCAGAGATACTTGATCGTCAAGTCCTGGTGGGCCACTAACTATGTGAGTGCTCTCTGACAAACAATAATTGTACAACTATGCCAATATATGCTTCTCATGATGTGAGACCCAACAACAATTGTACAACTATGCCAATATATGCTCCTCATGATGTGAGACCCAACAACAATTGTACAACTATGCCAATATATGCTTCTCATGATGTGAGACCCAACAACAATTGTACAACTATGCCAATATATGCCTTTCATGATGTGAGACCCAACAACAATTGTACAACTATGCCAGTATATGCTTCTTATGATGTGAGACCCAACAACAATTGTACAACTATGCCAATATATGCTCGTCATGATGTGAGACCCAACAACAATTGTACAACTATGCCAATATATGCCTTTCATGATGTGAGACCCAACAACAATTGTACAACTATGCCAATATATACCTTTCATGATGTGAGACCAACAACAATTGTACAACTATGCCAATATATGCTTCTGATGATGTGAGACCCAACAACAATTGTACAACTATGCCAATATATGCTTCTCATGATGTGAGACCAACAACAATTGTACAACTATGCCAATATATGCTTCTTATGATGTGAGACCCAACAACAATTGTACAACTATGCCAATATATGCTTCTCATGATGTGAGACCCAACAACAATTGTACAACTATGCCAATATATGCTTCTCATGATGTGAGACCCAACAACAATTGTACAACTATGCCAATATATGCTTCTCATGATGTGAGACCCAACAACAATTGTACAACTATGCCAATATATGCTTCCCATGATGTCAGACCCAACAACAATTGTACAACTATGCCAATATATGCTTCCCATGATGTGAGACCCAACAACAATTGTACAACTATGCCAATATATGCTTCTGATGATGTGAGACCCAACAACAATTGTACAATTATGCCAATATATGCTTCTCATGATGTGAAACCCAACAACAATTGTACAACTATGCCAATATATGCTTCTGATGATGTGAGACCCAACAACAATTGTACAACTATGCCAATATATGCTTCTGATGATGTGAGACCCAACAACAATTGTACAACTATGCCAATATATGCTTCTCATGATGTGAGACCCAACAACAATTGTACAACTATGCCAATATATGCTTCTCATGATGTGAGACCCAACAACAATTGTACAACTGTGCCAATATATGCTTCTCATGATGTGAGACCAACAACAATTGTACAACTATGCCAATATATGCTTCTCATGATGTGAGACCCAACAACAATTGTACAACTATGCCAATATATGCTTCTCATGATGTGAGACCCAACAACAATTGTACAACTATGCCAATATATGCTTCTGATGATGTGAGACCCAACAACAATTGTACAACTATGCCAATATATGCTTCTCATGATGTGAGACCAACAACAATTGTACAACTATGCCAATATATGCTCCTCATGATGTGAGACCCAACAACAATTGTACAACTATGCCAATATACGCTTCTGATGATGTGAGACCCAACAACAATTGTACAACTATGCCAATATACGCTTCTGATGATGTGAGACCCAACAACAATTGTACAACTATGCCAATATATGCTTCTCATGATGTGAGACCCAACAACAATTGTACAACTATGCCAATATGTGCTTCTCATGATGTGAGACCCAACAACAATTGTACAACTAACAACAATTGTACAACTATGCCAATATATGCTTTTCATGATGTGAGACCCAACAACAATTGTACAACTAACAACAATTGTACAACTATGCCAATATATGCTTCTCATGATGTTGAGACCCAACAACAATTGTACAACTATGCCAATATATGCTTCTGATGATGTGAGACCCAACAACAATTGTACAACTAACAACAATTGTACAACTATGCCAATATATGCTTCTGATGATGTGAGACCCAACAACAATTGTACAACTATGCCAATATATGCTTCTGATGATGTGAGAACAAACAATTGTACAACTATGCCAATACATGCTTCTCATGATGTGAGACCCAACAACAAATGTACAACTATGCCAATATATGCTTCTCATGATGTGAGACCCAACAACAATAGTACAACTATGCCAACATGGTGCAGGTGAGCGACTGGTGGGAGGAGTACATCTACCTGAGAGGCAGGGGTCCCATCATGGTCAACAGTAACTTCTACGTCATGGTAGGACTCCCAACACTCAAGATGGTGGTGGTAGTGGTGTCACTGTTCCAACATCCAACACTGATCCCAGGACCTTCTCTACGTGACCCCCACACACCGCCAAGCCGCACGGGCGGGCAACGTGGTCCACGCCATGCTGCAGTACCGACGCAAGCTGGAGCGTGGCGAGCACGCACCGGTAAtatacccccaccccccaccccatccaccatttttaacacttttacttTCACTTTTCTTTTGTCAGCTGAGGGCTTTGGGGACGGTGCCTATGTGCTCCACTCAGATGGAGAGGATGTTCAACACCACGCGCATCCCCGGCATTGAAACAGGTACTTTGTCGCTGGGCACACCAAACATAACATTACTTTTAGGTCATAAATAGTATAGCTTAACATGTTTTTAACTGTAGGACCCGGAAATTAATATTACTAATTAATATGATTTGACTTGTATTGTCGTCACTTTagatgtgtaacatgtatttgccatTTTGTCACGGATGAAATATCTGTATGTTCAATGTTGAAGGATTACTTTCTACAACGTTCGTAGTACTGtagtaaaaacatgtttaaatgtaGTGTAGATAGTTTAAAAGTATATGATGTAAACATGTTTAAATGTAGTGTAGATAGTTAAAAGGTGTATGATGTAAACATGTTTAAATGTAGTGTAGATAGTTAAAAGGTGTATGATGTAAACATGTTTAAATGTAGTGTAGATAGTTAATATGATGTAAACATGTTTAAATGTAGTGTAGATAGTTAATATGATGTAAACATGTTTAAATGTAGTGTAGATAGTTAAAAGGTGTATGATGTAAACATGTTTAAATGTAGTGTAGATAGTTAATATGATGTAAACATGTTAAAAAGTAGTGTAGATAGTTAAAAGGTGTATGATGTAAACATGTTTAAATGTAGTGTAGATAGTTAATATGATGTAAACATGTTTAAATGTAGTGTAGATAGTTAATATGATGTAAACATGTTTAAATGTGGTGTAGCTAGTTAATATGATGTCATTGCAGACATAGTGCAGCACCTGAGTGACAGGAAGCACCTGGTGGTGTACCACAAGGGCAGGTTGTTCCAGGTGTGGCTGTACACAGGAGGACGTCACCTCCTCCCCAGTGAACTGGAGACTCAGTTCTCCAGGATCCTCGCCGACACGTCGGACCCTCAGCCGGGGGAGCTGAAGTTAGCGGCGCTGACGGCGGGCAATCGGTAAGTGAAGACGCACGACCTTGACCTTGACCTTGCCCGCGTCTGACGTGGCGGTCCCTGGTCCAAGAGTTCCCTGGGCTCAAGCTCGGATCAAGTACTTCAGCCAAGGAGTGAACAAGACCTCCTTGGACGCGGTGGAGTCGGCCGCCTTCTTCCTGGCGCTGGACCACCAGTGTCAAGGTTACGACCCTGCaaggagcaacagtctggacgcCTACGCCAAGTCACTGCTGCATGGAAGATGTTACGACAGGTGACCTTCACCTCGTTAGCTACACCTGTGCCATGCACCTATTGtctcttcatatatatatatatatatatatatatatatatatatatatatatatatatatatatatatatatatatatatatatatatatatatatatatatatatatatatatatatatatatatatatatatatatatatatacagtatatatatatatatatatatatatatatatatacagtatatatatatatatatatatatatatatatatatatacagtatatatatatatatatatatatatatatatacagtatatatatatatatatatatgtatatatatatgtgtatatatatatatacatattatatatatatatatattatatatatatatatgtatatacatacacatatatatatatacttatatgtatatatatatacatatatatgtatgtatgtatacgtatatacagtatatacatgtatgtatatatgtgtgtgtgtatgtatacgtatatatttatatatatgtatatgtacatatatacatatgtatatatatgcatatataagtatatgtatacgtatatatatacatatgtatatatatgcatatatgcgtaaatgtatacgtatatgtgtatgtatatatatatatacatatatttatatctatgtgtgtatatatatatatatatacatatatatatatatatatatatatatatatatacagtatgtgtttgtgtgtatgtatatatatatatatatatatatatatatatatatatatatatatatatatatatatatatatatatatatatatatatatatatatatatatatatatatatatatatatatatatatataatgcagagatggcataaaacacgtctttaaaaatatatatttataaaaaaatatatatttaaaaatcatatatttttttattaaaaactttttttttaaatatatatacaaaatatatatatatattttttaggtagcaaaaaaagctttttttgcaGCTTGCACCCCAgattctgaatttttttttgtttcaatcgatttttaaaaatgatgaATTGAAAACTGGAATAAATCCAACTTGTGCTTCAGATGCTTcacatcttttcttttttttctttttttttttttgcttcacaTGTAAACTAAAAATAGTTTACATACAATGAAAATATAAAAAGTATGGTAATATACGCTTGTTTTGTCTCTCCTGCAGGTGGTTTGACAAGTCCTTCACCTTGGTTTCTTACCCTAACGGGAAAATGGGAATAAATGCTGAACATTCCTGGGCTGACGCACCAATAGTAGGACACATGTGGGAGGTAAGGTGGTCCTTCTTCATGTCCGCCATCATGGAGCATGTACAAggttgtgtgtgtgggggtgtgtgtgtgtgtttgtgtgagaatgtgtgtttgtgtatgtgtgtttgtgcgggtgtgtgtgtgtttacgagagtgcttgtgtgtgtttgtgagtgtttgtgtgtgagtgtgtgtgtctttgtgcggGGGTGTGTGTGTTTACGAGagtgcttgtgtgtgtttgtgagtgtttgtgtgtgtgtgtgtttgtgagtgtgtgtgtgtttgtgagagtgtttgtgtgtgagtgtgtgtttgtgagagtgtttgtgtttgtgtgtgtgtgtgtttgcgagtgtgtgtgtgtttgtgagagtgtttgtgtgtgagtgtgtgtgtgtgtttgtgagtgtgtgtgtttgtgtgtgtgtgtttgtgagagtgtttttgtgtgagtgtgtgtgtgtgtttgtgagagtgtttgtgtgtgtttgtgagtgtgtgtgtgtgtgtttatgagagtgcttgtgtgtgtttgtgagtgtttgtgtgtgtgtttgtgtgtttgtgagagtgtttttgtgtgagtgtgtgtgtttgtgagagtgtttgtgtgtgtgtttgtgagtgtgtgtgtgtgtgtttgtgcgggtgtgTGGTTAtgagagtgattgtgtgtgtttgtgtgtgtgtgtttgtgtgtgagtgtgttgtgagtgtgtgtgtgtttgtttgtgcgggtgtgtgtttgtgagagtgtttgtgagtgtgtgtgtgttgtgagtgtgtttgtgtttgtttgtgcaggtgtgtgtttatgagagtgattgtgtgtgtgagtgtttgtgagtgtgtttgtgtgtgtgtgtgtgtttgtgagagtgtttgtgtgtgtgtgtgtgtttgtgagtgtgtgcggGTATATGTTTAtgagagtgattgtgtgtgtgagtgtttgtgtgtgtgtgtgagagtgtgtttgtgtgtgtgtgtgtatgtgtttgagtgtgtgtgagaatgtgtgtttgtgagtgtgtgtgtgtgtttgtgcgggtgtgtgtgtgagagtgtttgtgtgtgtgaatgtgtgtgttactgtgtgtgtgtgtatatttgtgagtttgtgtatgagtgtgtgtgtgagtgtttgtgagtgtgtgtgattgtttgtgtgtgtgtgtttgtgagtgtgtgtgtgtgtgtttgtgcgggcgtgtgtttatgagagtgtttgtgtgtgtgggtgggtgtgtttgtgttactgtgtgtgtgtttgtttgtgtgtatgtttgtgagtttgtgtgtgtgtgtgcgtgtgttaaagtaccaatgattgtcacacacacacacacacacacacacacacacacacacactaggtgtggtgaaatttgtcctctgcatttgacccatcgccttgttcaccccctgggaggtgaggggagcagtgggcagcagcggtgccacgcccgggaatcattgagtgtgtgtgtgtgtgtgtgtgtgtgtgtgtgtgtgtgtgtgtgtgtgtgtgtgtgtgtgtgtgtgtgtagtacgtCCTGGCCACAGACTGCTTCCAGCTGGGCTACACAGAGGAGGGACACTGCAGAGGAGACATCAACAAGGGTCTGCCTCACCCCACCCGACTCCAGTGGAACATTCCTCAGGAGGTTCTTGACACACACCTGAAGTGTCCGTGCAGCATGAAGCTCCatgaaggtgtgtttgtgtgcCGCTCCAGTGCCAGAACATCATCGAGACCTCCTACGTGTCCGCCAAGAAGGTCGCCGACGACGTGGACTTCCACGGCTACGTCTTCAAGGACTTTGGGAAAGGTCTGATCAAAAAGTGCCGGACCAGCCCGGACGCCTTCATCCAGCTGGCCCTGCAGCTGGCCCAGTTCAGGGTGAGCGTCGCCCGGCCACGCCGCTGTCGCCTAGCAACACTGacgcgtccccccccccccccccggcaggACCAGGGAGAGTTCTGTCTGACCTACGAGTCGTCCATGACACGCATGTTCCGAGACGGCCGCACTGAGACTGTGCGATCCTGCACCGCCGAGGCCGTCGCCTTCGTCGGAGCCATGGAGGACCAACGGAGGACAGTAAGTGAGGACCCACAAATTAATATTACTAATTAATATGATTTTATGTCATCACTTTagatgtgtaacatgtatttgccatTTTGTCATGGATCTAATATCTGTATATTCAGTATTGAAAGGTTACTTTCTACAACATTCATAGTACTgtaggacagtggtccccaaccaccgggccgcggcccggtaccggtccacgaaccgattggtaccgggccgctcaagaattaaaaaaataataataataaaaaactttttttttaatgaaatcaacataaaaaacactatatatacattatatatcaatatagatcaatacagcctgcagggatacagtccgtaagcacacatgattgtatttatttatgtaaaaaaaaaaaaaaaaaaaaagtgtttgtgattgtgtgtgtgtgtttgtgagagtgtttgtgtttgtgtgtgtgtatttgtgagagtgtgtgtgtgtttgtgtgtgtgtgtttgtgtgtgtgtttgtgagtatgtgcgtgagtgtttgtgtgtgtgtgtttgtgagtgtgtgtgtgtgtttgtgtgtgtgtttgtttgtgagtatgtgcatgagtgtttgtgtgtgtgtgtttgtgagtgtgtgtgtgtgtttgtgcgggcatgtgtttatgagagtgtttgtgtgtgtgtgtttgtttgtgtgtgtatgtgtttgtgagtgtgtgtgtgtgtgttactgtgtGTTTGGGTGTATGTttgtgagtttgtgtgtgtgtgtttgtgacagtgtttgtgtgtgtgtgtgtttgtgtgcgtgtatttgtgagagtgtttgtgtgtgcgtgtgtgtttgtgagcgtgtgtgtgtgtttgtgtgtgtgtatttgtgagagtgtttgtgtgtgtgtttgtgagtgtgtgtgtgtttgtgagtgtatgtgtgtttgtgagtgtgtgtgtgtgtgtttgtgagtatgtgcgtgagtgtgtgtgtgtgtgtgtgtttgtgcagacatgtgtttatgagagtgtttgtgtgtgtttgtgagtgtgtgtgtgtgtgtgtttgtgagtgtgtgtgtgtgtgtgtttgtgagtgtgtgtgtgtgtgtgtttgtgagtgtgtgtgtgtgtgtgtgtgtgtttgtgcggacgtgtgtttatgagagtgtttgtgtgtttgtgagtgtgtgtgtgtgtgtgtgtgtttgtgagtgtgtgcgtgtatgtttgAGTTTCTGTGTgagtgtttgtgagtgtgtttgtgagtgtttgTGAttgagtgtgtgagagtgtttgtgtgtgtgtttgtgtgtgtgtatttgtgagagtgtttgtgtgtgtgtttgtgagtgtgtgtgtgtttgttagcgtgtgtgtgtgtgtttgtttgtgaggATGTgcgtgagtgtttgtgtgtgtgtgtttgtgagtgtgtgtgtgtgtgtgtgtgtgtgtgtttgtgcggacgtgtgtttatgagagtgtttgtgtgtgtttgtgtgtgtgtgtgtttgtgagtgtgtgtgtgtgtgtgtgtttgtgagtgtgtgtgtgtgtgtgtttgtgagtgtgtgtgtttgtgcggacgtgtgtttatgagagtgtttgtgtgtgtttgtgagtgtgtgtgtgtgtgtgtttgtgagtgtgtgcgtgtatgtttgtgagtttctgtgtgagtgtttgtgagtgtgtttgtgagtgtttgTGAttgagtgtgtgagagtgtttgtgtgtgtgtatttgtgagagtgtttgtgtgtgtgtttgtgagtgtgtgtgtgtttgtgagcgtgtgtgcgtgtgtttgtttgtgagTATGTGCGtgagtgtttgtatgtgtgtgtgtttgtgcgggcgtgtgtttatgagagtgtttgtgtgtgtgtgtgtgtgtgtgtgtgtgtgtttgtgagtgtgtgtgttggtgtgtgtgtgtttgtgagtgtgtgtgtgttactgtgtgtttgtgtgtatgtttgtgagtttgtgtgtgtgtgtttgtgtgtgtgtgtttgtgagagtgtttgtgtgtgtgtttgtgtgtgtgtatttgtgagagtgtttgtgtgttttgtttttttatgaaatcaacataagaaacacaatatatacattatatatcaatatatataaatacagtctgcaagggatacagtccgtaagcacacatgattgtgcgtgctgctggtccactaatagtactaacctttaacagttaattttactaattttcattcattactagtttctatgtaactgtttttatattgttttactttcttttgtattcaagaaaatggttttaatttatttatcttattttactaattttttttaaaagtaccttatcttcaccatacctggttgtccaaattagacataataatgtgttaattccacgactgcatatatcggttgatatcggtatcggttgatatcggtatcggtaattaaagagttggacaatatcggatatcggcaaaaagccattatcggacatccctaattaatatGATTTTACTAATTAATATAATTGTACTTGTATTGTCATCACTTTAGATGTGTAACATGTACATGTCATCATATATCAAATATctgttgtggagaatgcatatatttttaagagttctttctttattcatagtcgtgtttaaagcagctaatatttactctttttgcttgtatcttatgtcggcaagtaaactctgtgctttaccttgaagcgttggaatgtgggagttgtTGCACTCCCTTTTTTACCTGATCAGTATTAGAACaaagaggctgtattcctttctgggccgggtgggggctgtttttcgtattcaataagttgtctcttcccgtttgattttcagaccgcttcgcttctagatgccgctattaacggactgtagggctggtctcctaaagctttagtaaaacgtgataatattcctattctgtcttggtggtccgacttactcaacatatatgtcatctgaaagaacttgggattgaccagtgacttgtattccctgagaggaagactggtcagatgCAACGTTCATAGTACCGTAGGACCCTgaaattattattactaattaatATAATGTTACTAGTCATTGGGCATGTGTGATAATAGTCACATTTATTAGGCTGCTTATTGGGCGTGTCTCCAGAACAGCCAGAGGCTGGCCTCGTTCCAGAAGGCTGCAGGGCAGCATCAGAACATGTACCGTCTGGCCATGACCGGTTCTGGGATCGACCGCCACCTCTTCTGTCTCTACATCCTGTCCAAGTATTTAGGTCTGGACTCCCCCTTTTTAAAGCAGGTCAGAGTTCACCGCCATCTACGGACCAAAGTCCTGGTTTCCGACCTTCTAACCTTCTGACCTCGCTGCCCTTCAAGGTGCTGTCAGAACCTTGGAAGTTGTCCACCAGCCAGACTCCTCAGCAGCAGCTCAACTTAGTCGACCTCAGCAAGTTCCCCAAATATGTCAGTGCTGGAGGTGGATTTGGCCCCGTGAGTGATATCTCTTTTATTTCATTACATCAGTGACTTATATCTCTTTTATTTCATTACATCAGTGACTTATATCTCTTTTATTTCCTTACATCAGTGACTTATATCTCTTTTATTTCATTACATCAGTGACTTATATCTCTTTTATTTCATTACATCAGTGAGTGATATCTCTTTTATTTCCTTACACCAGTGACTTATATCTCTTTTATTTCATTACATTAGTGACTTATATCTCTTTTATTTAATTACATCAGTGACTTATATCTCTTTTATTTCATTACATCAGTGACTTATATCTCTTTTATTTCATTACATCAGTGACTTATATCTCTTTTATTTCATTACATCAGTGAGTGATATCTCTTTTATTTCATTACATCAGTGACTTATATCTCTTTTATTTCATTACATCAGTGAGTgatatgtattttatttcattacatCAGTGACTTATATCTCTTTTATTTCATTACATCAGTGAGTGATATCTCTTTTATTTCATTACATCAGTGACTTATATCTCTTTTATTCCATTACATCAGTGACTTATATCTCTTTTATTTCATTACATCAGTGATGTAGTTATATCTCTTCTATTTCGTTACATCAGTGACTTATATCTCTTTTATTTCATTACATCAGTGACTTATATCTCTTGTATTTCCT
Protein-coding sequences here:
- the LOC133646089 gene encoding carnitine O-palmitoyltransferase 1, liver isoform-like isoform X1, which produces MAEAHQAVGFQFTVRPDGVDLKLSQEVIKNIYLSGVTAWKKRAIQFKNGVLAGVYPASPSSWLIVVIAMMSSLYTGVDPSLGLMDIIKENLPLRGCISTQTRAVLGAILFASGLWLFLIYLLRYTLKALLSYHGWIFESHGRMSTSTKVWLNLVKMFSGRRPLLYSFQASLPRLPVPNVEDTIYRYLESVRPLLDDERYKQMETLASEFQESNAAQLQRYLIVKSWWATNYVSDWWEEYIYLRGRGPIMVNSNFYVMDLLYVTPTHRQAARAGNVVHAMLQYRRKLERGEHAPLRALGTVPMCSTQMERMFNTTRIPGIETDIVQHLSDRKHLVVYHKGRLFQVWLYTGGRHLLPSELETQFSRILADTSDPQPGELKLAALTAGNRVPWAQARIKYFSQGVNKTSLDAVESAAFFLALDHQCQGYDPARSNSLDAYAKSLLHGRCYDRWFDKSFTLVSYPNGKMGINAEHSWADAPIVGHMWEYVLATDCFQLGYTEEGHCRGDINKGLPHPTRLQWNIPQECQNIIETSYVSAKKVADDVDFHGYVFKDFGKGLIKKCRTSPDAFIQLALQLAQFRDQGEFCLTYESSMTRMFRDGRTETVRSCTAEAVAFVGAMEDQRRTNSQRLASFQKAAGQHQNMYRLAMTGSGIDRHLFCLYILSKYLGLDSPFLKQVLSEPWKLSTSQTPQQQLNLVDLSKFPKYVSAGGGFGPVADDGYGVSYIIAGENLITFHISSKFSSPDTDSCRFGRHIQKAMVDIQALFKSTNDKKTSECDKKTSECDKKTSECDKKMSECDKKMSECDKKMSECAEQLKNGKKHK
- the LOC133646089 gene encoding carnitine O-palmitoyltransferase 1, liver isoform-like isoform X2, with product MAEAHQAVGFQFTVRPDGVDLKLSQEVIKNIYLSGVTAWKKRAIQFKNGVLAGVYPASPSSWLIVVIAMMSSLYTGVDPSLGLMDIIKENLPLRGCISTQTRAVLGAILFASGLWLFLIYLLRYTLKALLSYHGWIFESHGRMSTSTKVWLNLVKMFSGRRPLLYSFQASLPRLPVPNVEDTIYRYLESVRPLLDDERYKQMETLASEFQESNAAQLQRYLIVKSWWATNYVSDWWEEYIYLRGRGPIMVNSNFYVMDLLYVTPTHRQAARAGNVVHAMLQYRRKLERGEHAPLRALGTVPMCSTQMERMFNTTRIPGIETDIVQHLSDRKHLVVYHKGRLFQVWLYTGGRHLLPSELETQFSRILADTSDPQPGELKLAALTAGNRVPWAQARIKYFSQGVNKTSLDAVESAAFFLALDHQCQGYDPARSNSLDAYAKSLLHGRCYDRWFDKSFTLVSYPNGKMGINAEHSWADAPIVGHMWEYVLATDCFQLGYTEEGHCRGDINKGLPHPTRLQWNIPQECQNIIETSYVSAKKVADDVDFHGYVFKDFGKGLIKKCRTSPDAFIQLALQLAQFRDQGEFCLTYESSMTRMFRDGRTETVRSCTAEAVAFVGAMEDQRRTNSQRLASFQKAAGQHQNMYRLAMTGSGIDRHLFCLYILSKYLGLDSPFLKQVLSEPWKLSTSQTPQQQLNLVDLSKFPKYVSAGGGFGPVADDGYGVSYIIAGENLITFHISRLVQVR